In Caulobacter segnis ATCC 21756, the sequence GCGCGGAAGAGCGTCTCGACCGAACAGGCGAAGGTCTCCTCGATCTCGAAACTGTCGAATTGCACGGCCATGGCGCGCTCCCGATTGGTGAAGTTTGGACTTCACCATCGAGCGCCGCGAGGCGATAGTCAAGCCCTCACTTCACCATTGAGCAGCGTCGTTGGGCGGGGGGCTGGCTAGCCCCGCCCTACCTCTACGCCGCCACGGCGTCGTCGGGGTCGGTCATGATCTCGTACTGGTCGTCGATCCAGCGTCCGACCAGCCTGCCCGTGCGGTCATAGATCCAGACCTCGGCCTCGCCGTCGTACGAGCGAGCTTCGCCGGCCAGGGCGCGGGCGCGGCGTTCGGCCTGGCCGCCCGTGTCGAAGAACATCACCTCGCCGGTTGAGATGACCTTGACGCACCATCCCCCATCGAAGGGGGAGACCACGAAAATACTCCGCATGGTTCTCTCCGTTCAAATGGATGCTTCTGGAGGAAGCGTGGTGAACGTAGGCGCCGTCCGGCCAGTTCCAAGACCCCATCCAATGATGGCGGCGCCGGCGGTCGAACGGGGGGAACCGCCGCGACGGCCGCCCGTTGCTGCACGGCTCTGGAGACCGCCGGAGCGGTCAACGCCCGGATGCTCGGATGACGCCCCTCGCCTCGGACCGCCCCGCCTACGACACGCCCTACGACGCCATCGTCGTCGGCGCGGGCCCCGCCGGGCTGACGGCCGCGACCTATCTGGGGCGCTTCCACCGCAAGACGCTGGTGCTGGACGGCGGGATGTCGCGGGCGAGCTGGATTCCCGAGAGCCACAATACGCCGGGCTTCCCGCACGGCGTGGGCGGCGAGGCTTTGCTGGCCCGCCTGCGCGAGCAAGCCGATCGCTACGGCGCCCAGCGCCGCCCGGGCCGGGCGCGGAGCCTGGTCCGCGGGGCGGACGGCTTCGTGCTGGCGTTCGAGACCGAGGCCCCGGGCGAGGACGCCGACGCGCCGGTGATCGCGCGCGCGCCGTTCGTGCTGCTGGCGACCGGCGTGGTCGACCGGCTGCCAGCGATGGAGGGGGTGGAGGACGCGATCCGCGCCGCTCGCGTGCGGCTCTGCCCGATCTGCGACGCCTATGAGGCGACCGGCCAGCGCATCGCCGTGCTGGGCGACAGCGAGCACGGCGCGCGGGAGGCGGCGTTCCTGACGACCTATTCGGCGGACGTGACCCTGCTGGACCTGCGGCCGGACGCGGCCCGCCAGGGCGACGGCGTCTTCGCTCGGATGCCGGTGGCCCTGGCCGACATCACGGTCGGTCCGAACGCCGTCACGATCGCGGCGGCGGGCCAGGCGGAGCGAACTTTCGACTGCCTGTATCTTGCGCTGGGCTTCGACAGCCAGCAGACGCTCGCCCGGCAGGCGGGCGCCGTGCTCGACGCCGACGGCCGTCTAACCGTCAACGCCCATCAGCAGACGTCGGTGGAGGGCTTGTACGCAGCCGGGGATGTCGTTCGAGGCCTGAACCAGATCGCCGTCGCCACGGCCGAGGCGGCGATCGCCGCCACCGACATCCACAATCAGCTCAGGGCGTTGACGGCCTGAGGGTCGCCCTCGCCGACCGAGCAGATCTCGACCCAGACCGGATAGAGCTCGTTGCGCGTGTCGCTGGCCAGGGCGGCGCGACCGTTGACGACGATGTAGGGCTGGAACTCGGCGTCGGCGCCCAGGCGGACCTCGCCGCACACCGCCACGCGCCCTTGGCGGTGCTCGATGTGGTCGTTGCGGAAGACGACATTGTCCCAGACTTCCATCTGGCGCTTGACGGTCCATTGAGCGCCGGTCAGCTCCATCTGGCGGATGCGCGGCAGGGCCAGGGGGGTCTCGATCTGCGCGGACTTGGCGCTGGGATGATAGCCGATCGCCATGAAGGCCACGAAGGCCAGCAGGATCAGATACGGCGCGAGCGCGCGGACGATCGGCGTCCGGAGCGTCGGCCCTTCCGCAACGTTTCCAGCCATGGAAAATCTCCGCCTCTCGTCAAGCCATCCCGGACGTAGGGGAAGGATGGCTCACGCAAAACGTCGTTAACACGAACCTACACCAGGGACCACAGCCACCCGCCCCAAAACTAGTAATATGCAGGCCCAGGCACACACCTTTGAGTGTAATTAAAATCACACTCGCCGCGAAAACGAGCAATGAAGCGGACTATATTTCAGATCGTCGTTATCTGCACGGCGGCGTAATGGCGCACGGCGAGGCTTGACGACGACGATCAGGACTTGGGCTTGGGCTTGGCCGCCGACTTGGTCTTCTCGCGCCGTTCGTCGGCGGCGATCTGGCTGAGGATCAGCAGGGACGAGGAATAGTAGTCCTCGTTCTGGATCCGGGCGGACGAGGCCTTGCCGGTCAGGGCCAGGTCCGCGACGCTGACCATGCCGACCGGCGCGGCGAACGGGGCGACTTCGCCGGTGCGCACGTCGATCCAGGCCGGGGCCGGCTTGCCCGCCGCGCGGAACGAAGTCCACCAGCGCTTGACCGGATCCAGCGAGGCGTCGCCGCAGCGGCCCGACCAGCACATGTAGAGCGGCACCCGTATGGCGTCGAAACCGAAGCGCGGCGGGCGGTCGGGGTCGGTCCACATGGCGCCGGCCGTGTCGACCTTCACCCAGTCGACGGGCAGGTCCGTGGCGCCGAAGCGGGCGTCGCGAAGGGCCCTGAGCGTCTCGTCCCGGACCATCGGCCAGGGCGACTTCGGCTCGCGCGCGGCGAAGGCGTCAAGCGCCGGCATGATCGCGTAGGACGGGTTGAAAATCATCCCCTGGGCGTTGACGAAGCCGTCGACGCCCGGGACCAGCAGAGTCCGGTTCCCCTGCTTGACCAGCAGCTTGCTCAGGATCGCGCTGCGGATCTGAGCGCTGGCCTCGAGATATTCGGGGCGCTTCCAGCGCTCGCCGCCGCGCAGCAGGGCCCAGGCGATCAGCATGTCGCCGTCCAGGGCGTTGTTCGGATCGGGGGTGTGCAGATCCCCCGTGGGGATGTAGCGCCACTTGAACAGGCGCGTGTCCGGCCGCGACAGGGTCTTGTCGGTCCAGGTCCACATCTTCTTGAAGGTCGCCGGATCATCATAGGCCGTGGCCATGATCATCGCGAAGCCCTGGCCTTCGGAGTGGCTGACATTGCCGTTGCCGGTGTCGACCACCCGCCCGTCGGCCTGGAGGAACCGGGTCTTGTAGTCCGCCCAGTTGCCGGGCGTAGGCGCGGCGCAGGCGCTCATGGTCACCGCCTGGAAGCCCAGGGCCGCGACCACCAGCAGCATGGCTCCGCGCCTAGAGGCCATAGGAGAATTCCAGGACGTCGTCGCTGGCGCCCTCGCGGTGGGTGGCGGTCATTTCCGGGCGCCCCCCCTGGCTTTGCAGCCAGACGGTGTAGACGCCTTCCAGCAGCGCGCAGAAGGCGCGGCGCCAGTGGCCGCTGGCGTCTTCCAGATATTGGCCCGGATAGGCGCGGTGGCGGATGGCGATGGCGCTGTCGGCCAGCGACAGGGACACATAGCCCCAGTCCATCTCGGCCAGCACGACGTTCAGCGAGGCTTCGAGCTCCTCCAGGGTCTTGACCGGCGGCAGGGCGACCGAGCGCGACACGCGCAGGCCGATCTGGCGGTAGAAGCCCCAGGCCTCCTGGGCGCTGAAGTTCTCGAACAGCTCGTCGGCCATGGCGAGCATGACGGCGCGCCACTGCGCGCTGAACTGACGGGCGGCCAGGTAGCGCAGGTCGGCCGCGTCGGCGACCTTGGCGGCTTCCGGCGCGGCGGTCCGGGACGAAAGACTCTTCAACATCGGTCGTTCCTATTGGCTGGCCAGGATCCGCCGCAGATAGAAGCGGAACTTGTACTCATTGTAGATCCCGAAGGTGTCGAGCGAGAGTTCGCCGCCGGCGGCCGAGCCGCCCCGGAACTTGTACTCGCCCAACAGCTGGCCGGTCAGGCCGATGCCGGTCTTGCTGGCCGAGTCGTAGCGGGCCAGGACCGTGCTGTCGGCCGCCGCATAGGACTCGATGGCCTGCTGGGCCGCCGGGTTGTTCGGGAAGATCGGCGAGCTGTCTTCGCTGTACGACTGCACGCCGACGCTGAAGCCCGCCTTGGCCCGCCAGTGCTCGCGCTCCTTGGTGTACGACACCGGCAGGGCGACGCTGACGAACTGCTGCGGGCTGAAATAACCGCCCTGTCCGAAGCTGAAGAAGCGCAGGTTGCGATCATAGGCCTGCATGTTGGCGTTGAGGCCGATCTGCAGCTGGTCGCCGTCGCTGTCGATCGGGCGGAAATAGGCCCCGGCGTTGATCTCGTAGCCGGTGTTCCGCGCGACGTTGACGCCGGTCAGACGGCGATAGGCGGCGTCCAGATAGGCGCCGGCCGAGCCGAAGTTGGCCGAGGCGCCCAGGCTGGCGTTGCGCCGGATCACCCCGCCCCACTCGACGCCCGTCAGCGGGTCGCGGTCGCCGGAATAGGCCAGCACGCTGTCGGTCACCGGACGCTGCTCGATCGTGGCCCGCACCTGGGCCTCGCCGATGTCGAGACGCCCGGTCAGGCCGCCGGTGAAGCGCTTGCGCATGAAGCCCAGCGGCGTGACGCCGGCGTCCAGCGAGATCGGGCCGGAATCGTAGAACACCGACACCCCGGCGCCGGCCTCGCTGCGGCTGTCCAGCGCGGGCAGGACGATGGTGTTGCCGGCGACGATCGCTTCGGCGTTGACCAGCGGGTTGGTCCCGATGTTGGCGATCGCGGCCTGCTTGGGCGCGCCGGCGCTGATGATCACCGGATTGACCGCTACGCCCAGGCGTCCGATCCCGAACGGCGAGACCGAGGCGGCGATGCGGGTGTTGGCCTCGAACAGGCGGCTCGTGCCCTCCTCGCCGCTGCGGGCGCGCATGTTGGCCACGCCCTCCAGCTGCGGGGCGGTCGATTGGCGCAGCGCGGCGATCTCGCGACGGACCTTGGTCGGCAGCGGCGCGGAAGCGTCGGCGGCCGAGCCGACCACCTGGGTCCGGCCCGTGGCGGCGTAGGCGCGCGGCGGCGTGTAGGCCGGCGCGGGCGTCGGCATCGGCGCCAGGGCGGCCGGCGCGGCGCCGTAGGGCGAGGCTTGGTAGGCCGGAGCCGCATAGCTCGGCGCGGAGTCGACCGGCGACAGGCCGGCCTGCGCGTAGGACGGCGTAGCCGTCGGGTTCGAGTTGGCCGGCAGGCTGAGACCGCCGCTCATCGCGCCCGGATCGCTCTGCGGCGAGTTCGACGGAATGGGCGCGAAGCTCTGGACCGGGGCCGGCGCGTAGGACGCGTAGGCCTGCGGCTGAGCCGTCGCCGCGTTCGGAAGCTGCGGCAGGGCGAAGGTGGGCGCGGCGGCCGACACCGCCGGCGCGCCGTAGGTCGGGGCGCCATAGGACGGAGACTCCGCCGCCTGGGCCATCGCGCGCGCGGCGAACGGGTTGGGACCCAGAGCGCCGCCGAGGCTGGCCGGGGCGCCGGGCTGACCGCCCTGCCCGCGCGCCAACAGGCCCTGGGCGCGTTCGAACGCCTTCAGCGCGGCGCGCTCGCGGCCCCGCGCCTGCTCCATCTGACCAAGCTGGTAGTAGAGGTCGGCGTTGTTCGGCTGGATCGCGATCGCGCGACGCAGCAGGTCGTTGGCGCGGTCGTAGTCGCCCGTCCGGACCGCGACGCGGGCCGAGCCGGCCAGCGCCTCGTAGTCGTTCGGATTGATCGACAGCAGGGCGTCGTAGGTCTGGGCCGCCTGAGGGGCCAGGTCGCCGGTGTCGTAGAGGCGGGCCAGGGCCGACAGCAGCATCGGATCGCGCGGCGCGACCGTGAAGCCTTGCGACAGGGTGTCGAAGGCGCCGGCGAAATCGCCCGCCAGGCGCAGGCGGTCGGCGCGGCGGGCGCTGTAGAGCGCCGCCAGGCCGCGGTACTCGCTTTGCGGCTGCTGCTGCGAGGCGGCGTTGAGCAGGTTGATCGCGGCGGCGTCCTGCCCGGTCTGGGCCAGCACCGCCAGGAAGCCCGAGGCCTCCGACGGCTTGAAGCTCGCGGGCGGCTGGCGGGCGGCTTCCAGCGCCAGAGCGGTCGACTGATAGCTGTCGCCGAGGTCCAGCAGGGTCTCGGCGATGCGACCGCGCACGCCGAAGCTGGGCGAGGTGCGGGACATCAGGCCGCGCAGCAGGCTGACGCCGTCGACCGGGCGGCCCTGGGCGCCCCAGCGCTTGGCCTGCTCGATGGCGCTGAGGGCGTCCACGCGGGCGATCAGATCCCTCACCGCGCGGGTGCGGCTGGCCTCGGGCACGCGACGCAGGAGGCCGACGGCCTCCTCGTTGCGGCCGCGCGATTCCGAGTACAGCGCGGCGGCCTGAAGGGCCTCCGGATCGCTGGACTGGTACAGCGGGGCCATCAGCGACTGGGCCTCGGCCTCCTGGCCTTGATCCGCCAGGAACTTGGCGTAGTCGTAGCGCGACCAGGGATTGTTCGGATTGGCGGTCAGGGCGGCCGACAGGGCCGCGCCGGAGCCGAAGGTGTCGCCGCGCTTCTGCAGTTCGTTGGCGCGAGCGCGTTCGATGGCGGCGCGCGTCTGGCCGGCCGTGGGGCCAGTCAGGTTCGCGGCGATCTCGCTGGCCTCGTCATAGCGGGCCTGGTCGGCCAGGGCCTGGGCGAGGCCGGCGACGGCCTCCGGCCGCTGCGGCGCGGTGGCCAGGGCGGCGCGGAACGCGGTCTCGGCGTCGGTCGGGCGGCCCAAGGC encodes:
- a CDS encoding glycosyl hydrolase family 8, which translates into the protein MASRRGAMLLVVAALGFQAVTMSACAAPTPGNWADYKTRFLQADGRVVDTGNGNVSHSEGQGFAMIMATAYDDPATFKKMWTWTDKTLSRPDTRLFKWRYIPTGDLHTPDPNNALDGDMLIAWALLRGGERWKRPEYLEASAQIRSAILSKLLVKQGNRTLLVPGVDGFVNAQGMIFNPSYAIMPALDAFAAREPKSPWPMVRDETLRALRDARFGATDLPVDWVKVDTAGAMWTDPDRPPRFGFDAIRVPLYMCWSGRCGDASLDPVKRWWTSFRAAGKPAPAWIDVRTGEVAPFAAPVGMVSVADLALTGKASSARIQNEDYYSSSLLILSQIAADERREKTKSAAKPKPKS
- a CDS encoding NAD(P)/FAD-dependent oxidoreductase is translated as MTPLASDRPAYDTPYDAIVVGAGPAGLTAATYLGRFHRKTLVLDGGMSRASWIPESHNTPGFPHGVGGEALLARLREQADRYGAQRRPGRARSLVRGADGFVLAFETEAPGEDADAPVIARAPFVLLATGVVDRLPAMEGVEDAIRAARVRLCPICDAYEATGQRIAVLGDSEHGAREAAFLTTYSADVTLLDLRPDAARQGDGVFARMPVALADITVGPNAVTIAAAGQAERTFDCLYLALGFDSQQTLARQAGAVLDADGRLTVNAHQQTSVEGLYAAGDVVRGLNQIAVATAEAAIAATDIHNQLRALTA
- the bcsD gene encoding cellulose biosynthesis protein BcsD, with amino-acid sequence MLKSLSSRTAAPEAAKVADAADLRYLAARQFSAQWRAVMLAMADELFENFSAQEAWGFYRQIGLRVSRSVALPPVKTLEELEASLNVVLAEMDWGYVSLSLADSAIAIRHRAYPGQYLEDASGHWRRAFCALLEGVYTVWLQSQGGRPEMTATHREGASDDVLEFSYGL
- a CDS encoding cellulose synthase subunit BcsC-related outer membrane protein, encoding MRTIAFISLASSLLASTAIAQVQPRLPTDKPAAQPLVPGAKTLKPEVAAPPPAQGATQGGVVQVLLNQAASQRKRGRNDLSLQALQRALKESPNNPQVLQRLATYAIEDGDVGAGDRWLRQLRAVTSASDPRVVALDRALKTRFASSVANSQDTAVVDPRQGRTETKPSPPIDPSGASRAAGFEALERKDLAGAERLFNQALRERSNDLDAAGGLGIIRLQQGRFADAETLLKRASGGASGEQRWGEALRSAQFFSTLSRARAAYEGGRFAQAEQDARPLANGQNPDRIEAQVLWGQSLAALGRPTDAETAFRAALATAPQRPEAVAGLAQALADQARYDEASEIAANLTGPTAGQTRAAIERARANELQKRGDTFGSGAALSAALTANPNNPWSRYDYAKFLADQGQEAEAQSLMAPLYQSSDPEALQAAALYSESRGRNEEAVGLLRRVPEASRTRAVRDLIARVDALSAIEQAKRWGAQGRPVDGVSLLRGLMSRTSPSFGVRGRIAETLLDLGDSYQSTALALEAARQPPASFKPSEASGFLAVLAQTGQDAAAINLLNAASQQQPQSEYRGLAALYSARRADRLRLAGDFAGAFDTLSQGFTVAPRDPMLLSALARLYDTGDLAPQAAQTYDALLSINPNDYEALAGSARVAVRTGDYDRANDLLRRAIAIQPNNADLYYQLGQMEQARGRERAALKAFERAQGLLARGQGGQPGAPASLGGALGPNPFAARAMAQAAESPSYGAPTYGAPAVSAAAPTFALPQLPNAATAQPQAYASYAPAPVQSFAPIPSNSPQSDPGAMSGGLSLPANSNPTATPSYAQAGLSPVDSAPSYAAPAYQASPYGAAPAALAPMPTPAPAYTPPRAYAATGRTQVVGSAADASAPLPTKVRREIAALRQSTAPQLEGVANMRARSGEEGTSRLFEANTRIAASVSPFGIGRLGVAVNPVIISAGAPKQAAIANIGTNPLVNAEAIVAGNTIVLPALDSRSEAGAGVSVFYDSGPISLDAGVTPLGFMRKRFTGGLTGRLDIGEAQVRATIEQRPVTDSVLAYSGDRDPLTGVEWGGVIRRNASLGASANFGSAGAYLDAAYRRLTGVNVARNTGYEINAGAYFRPIDSDGDQLQIGLNANMQAYDRNLRFFSFGQGGYFSPQQFVSVALPVSYTKEREHWRAKAGFSVGVQSYSEDSSPIFPNNPAAQQAIESYAAADSTVLARYDSASKTGIGLTGQLLGEYKFRGGSAAGGELSLDTFGIYNEYKFRFYLRRILASQ